One segment of Haemophilus influenzae DNA contains the following:
- a CDS encoding retron St85 family effector protein has translation MSPTHENFRPYNEITSFRAGFIQWSKTISHDIVDNLTVPESYPQWLNFNKYSNLVDFELDIASISQGVIIFSESIGAHTEIGMFSNITELHKNILIIAPEKYIKDDNSSFFNYGAIRKIRENELSEELTNIWSLEDEFIHSYTPEQLNRLFKEISDHFLNIITDAGNPNTKLNCNNRHHRILLLLDLIDLFPSKTKSFYIDIIEGFGISLNTKEITNIITILDLLELISIKNSGNNKLYSIAIKDYVSCINYQANKPKRFERSSFKIEISGKKC, from the coding sequence TTGAGCCCTACTCATGAAAATTTTCGCCCTTATAATGAAATCACTTCATTTCGAGCAGGTTTTATACAATGGAGTAAGACTATTAGTCATGATATCGTTGATAATCTAACTGTTCCTGAATCCTATCCGCAATGGTTAAATTTTAATAAATACTCAAATTTAGTTGATTTTGAACTGGACATTGCTTCTATATCCCAAGGTGTAATAATCTTTTCTGAAAGTATTGGTGCCCATACAGAAATTGGAATGTTTTCTAATATTACAGAGTTACATAAAAATATATTAATCATAGCTCCTGAAAAATATATCAAGGATGATAATTCTAGTTTTTTTAATTATGGAGCCATAAGGAAAATTAGAGAAAATGAATTATCTGAAGAACTAACAAATATCTGGAGTTTAGAAGATGAATTTATTCATTCATACACTCCTGAACAACTAAATAGATTATTTAAAGAAATCTCAGATCATTTTCTGAATATAATCACTGATGCTGGCAATCCAAATACTAAACTTAATTGTAATAACAGACATCATAGAATTCTACTACTTTTAGATCTTATTGATTTATTCCCATCTAAAACAAAATCCTTCTACATAGATATTATCGAGGGATTTGGAATTAGTTTAAATACCAAAGAAATAACAAATATAATCACAATATTAGATTTACTGGAATTGATATCAATTAAAAACTCTGGAAATAATAAACTTTATAGTATAGCTATAAAAGACTATGTTAGTTGTATTAATTATCAGGCAAACAAACCAAAAAGGTTTGAAAGATCATCATTCAAAATAGAAATTAGTGGAAAAAAATGTTAA
- a CDS encoding retron St85 family RNA-directed DNA polymerase produces the protein MLINDLKEKFSLNEKEILSFINSSPSRYKSYNIKKRHGGTREIAEPTRSLKILQSWALNKYLSKYKIHPSAIAYVKNKNIKDFVLPHSNNKYLLKIDFKNFFNSIKGIDFLHFLEDKKSDLSNEERHLLTNIFFCKNKTSESKELYLSIGAPSSPFISNIIMIDFDDQISQLCANIGVTYTRYADDLAFSTNNPNILDELLEEIEIICKNLNYPKKLEINSEKTVFTSRKHNRTLTGLVISNDGKISIGREKKRKLRVIAHKASLRLLDQESLDKFKGTLAFLLSIDPDFSNYLKQKANI, from the coding sequence ATGTTAATTAATGATTTAAAAGAAAAATTCTCATTGAATGAGAAAGAAATTTTAAGTTTTATAAACTCTTCACCTAGTCGTTATAAATCATATAATATAAAAAAGCGTCATGGTGGGACTAGAGAAATAGCAGAACCTACCAGAAGCCTAAAAATATTACAATCCTGGGCTCTAAACAAATACTTATCTAAATATAAAATTCATCCATCAGCAATAGCTTATGTTAAAAATAAAAATATAAAAGATTTTGTCTTACCACATTCAAATAACAAATATTTATTAAAAATAGATTTCAAAAATTTTTTTAACTCTATTAAGGGTATTGATTTTTTACATTTTCTAGAAGATAAAAAAAGTGATTTATCAAATGAAGAAAGACATTTATTAACAAATATATTTTTTTGCAAAAATAAAACCTCTGAGAGCAAAGAACTTTATCTATCAATTGGTGCACCATCATCTCCCTTTATATCGAATATTATTATGATTGACTTTGATGATCAAATCTCTCAACTTTGTGCAAATATAGGCGTTACCTATACAAGATATGCTGATGATCTCGCTTTCTCCACAAACAATCCAAACATCCTTGATGAATTGCTAGAAGAAATAGAAATAATCTGCAAAAATTTAAATTACCCAAAAAAATTAGAAATAAATTCTGAAAAAACAGTTTTCACATCACGTAAACACAATAGAACATTAACCGGATTAGTAATTTCTAATGATGGAAAAATAAGCATTGGAAGAGAGAAAAAGAGAAAATTAAGAGTTATTGCTCATAAAGCAAGTTTAAGATTGTTAGATCAGGAAAGTTTAGATAAATTTAAAGGTACTTTAGCTTTTTTATTAAGCATTGACCCTGATTTCTCGAACTATTTAAAACAAAAAGCTAATATTTAA
- a CDS encoding ATP-binding protein, with protein MSKTMISRENYLQQLIQFKDTDFIKVISGVRRSGKSVLLMQYRDYLQQQGISPENILYLNFESFEYQWVKDAQDFQQLIQEKMPSSQEKIYFLIDEIQFVEGWQKIVNALRVSFNTDIVITGSNANLLSGELATLLSGRYVEIKIYPLSFKEFLHAKNVDSQSRLVDKLYSEYEKYGGFPSVVMADEPLKETILSGIFDSIVLNDIAHRAGVKDTHILKSVILFLADNVGQLVNPSKISNTLKSERVPTSNHTISKYLDLLENAFLFYKAKQYDIRGKGYLKTNAKYFIVDNGLRRHAIGKKGANYANRLENIVFIELLRRGYSVDVGKLDSKEIDFIARKADEILYVQVAFEIPENTHETDNLLHIKDNYKKILITGKYYEQTEIDGIEVIYVVDWLLQ; from the coding sequence ATGAGTAAAACTATGATCTCTCGTGAAAATTATTTACAGCAACTGATTCAATTTAAAGATACTGATTTTATCAAAGTCATCTCTGGTGTTCGTCGTTCTGGTAAATCAGTGCTACTCATGCAATACCGTGATTACCTTCAACAACAAGGAATTTCTCCTGAAAATATTCTTTACCTCAATTTTGAGTCTTTTGAATATCAATGGGTGAAAGACGCTCAAGACTTCCAACAGCTTATTCAAGAAAAAATGCCGTCTTCTCAAGAGAAAATCTATTTTCTGATTGATGAAATTCAGTTTGTGGAAGGTTGGCAAAAAATCGTCAATGCGCTTCGCGTAAGTTTTAACACCGATATAGTGATTACAGGTTCCAATGCCAACTTGCTTTCTGGCGAGCTTGCGACTCTGTTAAGCGGTCGGTATGTAGAAATCAAAATTTACCCGCTTTCTTTCAAAGAATTTTTGCACGCCAAAAATGTGGATAGCCAATCAAGATTGGTCGATAAACTCTATTCGGAATATGAAAAATATGGCGGTTTCCCCAGTGTTGTGATGGCTGATGAGCCTTTAAAAGAAACGATTTTATCGGGTATTTTTGATTCCATCGTGCTAAATGATATTGCCCACCGAGCTGGAGTGAAAGACACGCATATTCTTAAAAGTGTAATTCTCTTTTTAGCGGATAACGTAGGGCAGTTGGTGAATCCAAGCAAAATTAGCAACACGCTCAAGTCCGAACGTGTTCCCACTTCAAATCACACCATAAGCAAATATCTTGATTTGTTAGAAAATGCCTTTCTTTTTTATAAAGCAAAACAATATGATATTCGCGGAAAAGGTTATTTAAAAACCAATGCCAAATATTTTATTGTGGATAACGGGTTAAGACGACACGCTATCGGCAAAAAAGGTGCAAATTATGCTAATCGTTTAGAAAATATCGTTTTTATTGAATTGCTAAGACGAGGTTATAGCGTAGATGTGGGCAAACTCGACAGCAAAGAAATTGATTTTATCGCCCGAAAAGCCGATGAAATTCTATATGTGCAAGTCGCCTTTGAAATCCCTGAAAATACCCACGAAACAGATAATCTTTTGCATATTAAAGATAACTATAAAAAGATCTTAATTACGGGAAAATATTACGAACAAACAGAGATTGATGGGATTGAAGTGATTTATGTGGTGGATTGGTTGTTGCAATAA
- a CDS encoding class II glutamine amidotransferase, producing the protein MCQLLGMNCNTPTDIVFSFEGFRRRAGLTDCHSDGFGIAFFEGRGVRIFRDNQAASLSPIADCIKQYNIKSLNVIAHIRKATQGEVNIENTHPFIREIWGQNWVFAHNGNLKNLPDMTDHFLQPIGSTDSEAAFCYMAEYLKNTFRKKPSEMEIFEAIQKVTKELAQHGTFNFILSNGEWMIAHCSTNLHYVMRKAPFGKAHRIDDDGVIDFSYYAKAGDKVNIITTFPLTKNESWTKMENGGFVFFKNGEKIAEVIGTPKEAIDDGTLGNRTINSAI; encoded by the coding sequence ATGTGTCAATTACTCGGAATGAATTGTAATACGCCAACGGATATTGTTTTTTCTTTTGAAGGTTTCCGTCGTCGTGCAGGTTTAACAGATTGCCATTCAGATGGCTTTGGAATCGCGTTTTTTGAAGGACGTGGTGTACGTATTTTTCGTGATAATCAAGCAGCCAGTCTTTCCCCCATCGCAGATTGTATAAAACAATATAATATTAAATCTCTTAATGTTATTGCGCATATTCGTAAAGCAACACAAGGCGAAGTCAATATTGAAAACACCCATCCGTTCATTCGTGAAATTTGGGGACAAAACTGGGTTTTTGCACATAATGGTAATTTAAAAAACTTACCAGATATGACAGATCATTTTTTACAGCCAATAGGTTCTACAGATTCTGAAGCTGCTTTCTGTTATATGGCTGAATATCTTAAAAATACTTTCCGCAAAAAACCAAGTGAAATGGAAATTTTTGAAGCAATTCAAAAAGTAACAAAAGAACTTGCTCAACACGGTACGTTTAATTTCATTCTTTCTAATGGCGAGTGGATGATTGCACATTGCTCAACAAACTTACATTATGTTATGCGAAAAGCACCTTTTGGCAAAGCTCACCGTATTGATGATGATGGAGTAATTGATTTTAGCTATTATGCAAAAGCAGGAGATAAGGTCAATATCATCACAACATTTCCTTTAACCAAAAATGAATCTTGGACAAAAATGGAAAATGGTGGATTTGTGTTTTTTAAAAATGGAGAGAAAATCGCCGAAGTTATTGGGACGCCAAAAGAAGCGATTGATGATGGTACTTTAGGTAATAGGACAATAAATTCTGCTATTTAA
- a CDS encoding YggT family protein: MELSQTALFIGSIINLYALVLILRAWLQFARVDYYSPVSTFAVKMTDPVLKPLRKVMPTVKNIDTSALLLVFIIGMLKGIIYFGLSVNVLLVLGVLTVLKSIGLAIFYVLFIGAVLSWFNRGNNSISYAFYQLSEPLLKPIRRLLPTLGMIDFSPMVVVFILLFLNNFMLDLLGGLWIIAG, encoded by the coding sequence ATGGAATTATCCCAAACCGCATTATTTATCGGATCAATTATTAATCTTTACGCACTTGTATTAATCTTACGAGCTTGGTTGCAGTTTGCTCGTGTGGATTATTACAGTCCTGTTTCAACATTTGCAGTCAAAATGACTGATCCAGTATTAAAACCTCTGCGTAAAGTTATGCCAACGGTAAAAAATATTGATACTTCCGCATTACTGCTTGTATTTATTATTGGTATGTTAAAAGGTATTATTTATTTTGGCTTATCAGTAAATGTACTCTTAGTATTGGGCGTATTAACTGTATTGAAAAGCATTGGTTTAGCTATTTTCTATGTGCTTTTTATTGGGGCTGTTTTAAGTTGGTTTAATCGAGGTAATAATTCTATAAGTTATGCCTTTTATCAACTCTCCGAACCACTTTTAAAACCAATCCGTCGATTATTACCTACATTAGGAATGATTGATTTTTCTCCGATGGTCGTTGTGTTTATCTTATTGTTTTTAAACAATTTTATGCTTGATCTTCTAGGTGGGCTTTGGATTATCGCTGGTTAG
- the corA gene encoding magnesium/cobalt transporter CorA gives MINAFAINDSRLVRIDEDQTDLNTAIWLDLLEPTGEEREILQEGLGQSLASFLELEDIEASARFFEDEDGLHLHSFFYCEDEDNYADLASVAFTIRDGRLFTLRDRELPAFRLYRMRSRSQRLLECNSYEVLLDLFETKIEQLADVIENVYADLEELSRVILNGKQDEAFDEALNTLTEQEDTSSKVRLCLMDTQRALGFLVRKTRLPTNQLEQAREILRDIESLQPHNESLFQKVNFLMQAAMGYINIEQNKIMKFFSVVSVMFLPATLVASTYGMNFDFMPELHFKYGYPMAIGLMIAAALTPYIYFRRKGWL, from the coding sequence ATGATCAACGCGTTTGCTATCAATGATTCCCGCTTGGTTCGCATTGACGAAGACCAAACTGATCTCAATACTGCCATTTGGCTTGATTTACTTGAGCCAACAGGCGAAGAACGTGAAATACTACAAGAAGGTTTAGGTCAGAGCCTAGCCTCTTTTCTTGAATTGGAAGATATTGAAGCTTCCGCCCGTTTCTTTGAAGATGAAGATGGTTTACACCTGCACTCATTTTTTTATTGCGAAGATGAAGACAATTATGCTGATTTAGCGAGCGTCGCTTTTACTATTCGTGATGGTCGTTTATTTACGTTGCGTGATCGCGAGCTACCGGCATTCCGTTTATATCGTATGCGTTCACGTAGCCAGCGTTTATTAGAATGTAATTCTTATGAAGTTTTGCTGGATTTATTTGAAACGAAAATTGAGCAATTAGCGGACGTGATTGAAAATGTTTATGCAGATTTGGAAGAGTTGAGTCGTGTTATTTTAAACGGAAAACAAGATGAAGCCTTTGATGAAGCATTAAATACACTCACAGAACAAGAAGATACGAGTTCAAAAGTTCGTTTGTGCTTGATGGATACCCAACGTGCATTAGGTTTCTTGGTTCGCAAAACTCGCTTACCAACTAATCAGTTAGAACAAGCACGAGAAATCTTACGAGATATTGAATCTTTGCAACCGCATAATGAATCCTTGTTCCAAAAAGTAAACTTTTTAATGCAAGCTGCAATGGGTTACATCAATATTGAACAGAACAAAATTATGAAATTCTTCTCGGTTGTTTCTGTGATGTTCCTTCCTGCAACATTAGTCGCGTCTACTTATGGTATGAACTTTGATTTTATGCCTGAGTTACATTTTAAATATGGCTATCCAATGGCAATTGGATTAATGATCGCAGCCGCACTGACACCATATATTTATTTTAGAAGAAAAGGATGGTTATGA
- a CDS encoding YajQ family cyclic di-GMP-binding protein gives MPSFDIVSEITLHEVRNAVENANRVLSTRYDFRGVEAVIELNEKNETIKITTESDFQLEQLIEILIGSCIKRGIEHSSLDIPAESEHHGKLYSKEIKLKQGIETEMAKKITKLVKDSKIKVQTQIQGEQVRVTGKSRDDLQAVIQLVKSAELGQPFQFNNFRD, from the coding sequence ATGCCATCTTTTGATATTGTTTCTGAAATTACTTTACACGAAGTTCGTAATGCAGTGGAAAATGCCAACCGTGTGCTTAGCACGCGTTATGATTTTCGTGGTGTCGAAGCGGTAATTGAATTAAATGAAAAAAATGAAACGATTAAAATTACCACAGAATCTGATTTCCAACTTGAGCAATTAATTGAGATTTTAATTGGTTCTTGCATTAAACGTGGTATTGAGCATAGTTCTTTAGATATTCCTGCAGAAAGCGAACACCACGGTAAACTTTATAGTAAAGAAATCAAACTTAAGCAGGGTATTGAAACAGAGATGGCGAAGAAAATTACTAAATTAGTAAAAGATTCTAAAATCAAAGTTCAAACTCAAATTCAGGGCGAACAAGTGCGTGTGACAGGTAAGTCACGTGATGATTTACAGGCTGTCATTCAACTTGTAAAAAGTGCTGAATTAGGCCAACCATTCCAATTTAATAATTTTAGAGATTAG
- the serB gene encoding phosphoserine phosphatase: MQIQRFESITQKYPQFPTALLANEALTQGRDFFVLYGTKLDISTLEKFQQKCGQNFQIFDVWMVAQNIVVLLKGQWVADFVKFANGVEVDIAKLDFSPKLSQAGLLVMDMDSTAIQIECIDEIAKLVGVGELVSAITESAMRGELDFEQSLRRRVGTLKGAPESILQQVRENLPLMSGLIETIQTLQKYGWKTAIASGGFTYFADYLKALLQLDFAASNQFDIEDGKLTGLVKGDVVDAQYKAKTLQHLLEEYRIDSQYSIAIGDGANDLAMMNVAGLGVAFHAKPKVQQQAQIVVNFADLTALLCLLSANDRI, translated from the coding sequence ATGCAAATTCAACGTTTCGAAAGTATTACACAAAAATACCCACAATTTCCTACCGCACTTTTAGCCAATGAAGCACTAACACAGGGGAGGGACTTTTTTGTTTTATACGGTACAAAATTGGACATAAGCACGCTAGAAAAATTTCAACAAAAGTGCGGTCAAAATTTTCAGATTTTTGATGTTTGGATGGTAGCACAAAATATTGTGGTTTTGTTGAAAGGGCAATGGGTTGCTGACTTCGTTAAATTTGCGAATGGTGTTGAAGTAGATATTGCTAAATTAGATTTCAGCCCTAAATTGTCTCAAGCAGGATTATTGGTGATGGATATGGATTCTACCGCTATTCAAATTGAGTGTATTGATGAAATTGCGAAACTAGTGGGTGTTGGCGAACTTGTTTCTGCGATTACGGAAAGCGCAATGAGAGGTGAATTAGATTTCGAGCAAAGTTTGCGTCGTCGAGTTGGTACATTAAAAGGTGCGCCAGAAAGCATTTTGCAGCAAGTTAGAGAGAATTTACCGCTAATGTCTGGACTAATCGAAACTATCCAAACCTTACAAAAATATGGCTGGAAAACCGCAATTGCTTCAGGCGGATTTACTTATTTTGCGGATTATTTGAAAGCGTTATTACAGCTTGATTTTGCTGCATCAAATCAATTTGATATTGAAGATGGAAAACTCACTGGCTTAGTTAAAGGCGATGTGGTTGATGCCCAATATAAAGCTAAAACATTGCAACATTTGTTAGAGGAATACCGTATTGATTCACAATATTCTATTGCTATTGGCGATGGTGCAAATGACTTGGCAATGATGAATGTGGCAGGGCTAGGTGTTGCGTTCCATGCTAAACCTAAAGTACAACAACAAGCGCAAATTGTGGTAAACTTCGCCGACTTAACCGCACTTTTATGCCTTTTAAGTGCCAATGATCGAATTTAA
- the tkt gene encoding transketolase, translating to MATRKQLANAIRVLAMDSVQKAKSGHPGAPMGMADIAEVLWRDFLKHNPTNPKWADRDRFVLSNGHGSMLIYSLLHLTGYDLSIEDLKQFRQLHSKTPGHPEYGYAPGVETTTGPLGQGITNAVGMAIAEKTLAGQFNREGHEIVDHHTYVFLGDGCLMEGISHEACSLAGTLGLGKLIAFYDDNNISIDGHVDGWFSDDTAARFEAYGWQVIRNVDGHDAEQIRAATILAQAEKEKPTLIICKTIIGFGSPNKSGSHDSHGAPLGDEEIALTRKALGWEYAPFEIPAEYYAEWSAKEKGSAAEKSWEEKFAAYAKAYPELAAEFKRRVSGELPTNWAAESKTFIEKLQANPASIASRKASQNAIEAYAHVLPEFLGGSADLASSNLTLWSGSKPIRVHENVGGNYINYGVREFGMSAIMNGIALHGGFIPYGATFLMFYEYAHNAVRMAALMKQRALFVYTHDSIGLGEDGPTHQPVEQTASLRLIPNLETWRPCDQVESAIAWQQAVERQDGPSALIFTRQNLAQMNRTSAQLDAVKLGAYVLKDCDGTPELIFIATGSEVELAVKAADVLSAEGKKVRVVSMPSTNRFDKQDAAYRESVLPAAVTKRVAIEAGIADFWYKYVGFNGRVVGMNSFGESAPADQLFKLFGFTVENVVAKAKEIL from the coding sequence ATGGCAACTCGTAAACAATTAGCCAATGCAATTCGTGTCTTAGCAATGGATTCTGTACAAAAAGCGAAATCAGGTCACCCTGGAGCCCCAATGGGGATGGCGGATATTGCTGAAGTATTATGGCGCGACTTTTTAAAACATAATCCAACCAATCCTAAATGGGCTGATCGAGATCGTTTTGTACTTTCAAATGGGCACGGTTCTATGTTGATTTATAGTCTTTTACATTTAACTGGCTATGATCTTTCTATCGAAGATTTAAAACAATTCCGTCAATTACATTCTAAAACCCCAGGTCACCCAGAATATGGTTATGCCCCTGGTGTTGAAACCACGACTGGCCCGTTAGGTCAAGGTATCACTAATGCGGTGGGTATGGCAATTGCAGAAAAAACACTTGCAGGTCAATTTAACCGTGAAGGCCATGAAATTGTCGATCACCATACTTATGTGTTCTTAGGCGATGGTTGTTTAATGGAAGGGATTTCTCACGAGGCTTGCTCTTTAGCAGGAACATTAGGTCTTGGCAAATTAATCGCATTCTACGATGACAATAATATTTCCATTGATGGTCATGTTGATGGTTGGTTCAGCGATGATACTGCAGCACGTTTTGAAGCTTATGGCTGGCAAGTAATTCGTAATGTAGATGGTCACGATGCAGAGCAAATTCGTGCTGCTACCATTCTTGCTCAAGCAGAAAAAGAAAAACCAACGTTAATTATTTGTAAAACCATCATTGGTTTTGGTTCTCCAAATAAATCAGGCTCTCACGATAGCCACGGTGCGCCATTAGGCGATGAAGAAATCGCTTTAACTCGCAAAGCACTTGGTTGGGAATATGCGCCATTTGAAATTCCAGCTGAATACTATGCTGAATGGTCTGCAAAAGAGAAAGGCTCAGCAGCAGAAAAATCTTGGGAAGAAAAATTTGCCGCCTATGCAAAAGCCTATCCTGAATTAGCAGCAGAATTTAAACGTCGTGTTTCTGGCGAATTACCAACAAACTGGGCGGCAGAATCTAAAACGTTCATCGAAAAATTACAAGCGAACCCAGCGAGCATCGCAAGCCGTAAAGCATCACAAAATGCAATCGAGGCGTACGCTCACGTATTACCTGAATTTTTAGGTGGTTCTGCAGACTTAGCAAGCTCTAACTTAACCTTATGGAGTGGTTCTAAACCGATTCGTGTGCATGAAAACGTAGGTGGTAACTACATCAACTACGGTGTGCGTGAATTTGGTATGTCTGCCATTATGAACGGGATTGCTTTACACGGAGGTTTCATTCCTTATGGTGCAACTTTCTTAATGTTCTACGAATATGCACACAATGCGGTACGTATGGCGGCATTAATGAAACAACGCGCTTTATTCGTTTACACTCACGATTCTATCGGTTTAGGCGAAGATGGCCCGACACACCAACCTGTAGAACAAACGGCTTCACTACGCTTAATTCCAAATCTTGAAACATGGCGTCCATGTGACCAAGTGGAATCAGCTATCGCATGGCAACAAGCGGTTGAACGTCAAGATGGCCCAAGTGCGTTGATCTTTACCCGTCAAAATCTTGCTCAAATGAACCGCACTTCTGCACAATTAGATGCAGTTAAACTTGGTGCTTATGTGTTAAAAGATTGTGATGGCACACCTGAGTTAATCTTCATTGCGACAGGTTCTGAAGTGGAATTAGCAGTAAAAGCTGCAGATGTATTGAGTGCTGAAGGTAAAAAAGTGCGTGTTGTTTCTATGCCAAGCACTAATCGTTTTGATAAACAAGATGCAGCATACCGTGAAAGCGTATTGCCTGCAGCTGTAACAAAACGTGTTGCAATTGAAGCGGGTATTGCTGACTTCTGGTATAAATACGTTGGATTCAACGGTCGTGTTGTCGGTATGAATAGCTTCGGCGAATCCGCACCAGCAGATCAATTATTTAAACTCTTTGGTTTCACTGTTGAAAACGTGGTAGCGAAAGCAAAAGAAATTCTTTAA
- the bioB gene encoding biotin synthase BioB, with protein MLAEKLQINSITPHPSVEYWSVCKVEALFETPFLELVYRAAQIHRKHFNPRTIQLSTLMSIKTGGCPEDCGYCPQSARYHTGVQNQQLLDVNEIIAKAKIAKARGAGRFCMGAAWRGPKPKDIEKVTEIIKAVKSLGLETCGTFGLLQDGMAEDLKEAGLDYYNHNLDTAPEHYAEVIGTRRFDDRLSTLGKVRKAGLKVCCGGIVGMNETRKERAGLIASLANLDPQPESVPINQLVKVEGTPLADAEELDWTEFVRTIAVARITMPKSYVRLSAGRSGMTEEMQAMCFMAGANSIFYGDKLLVTDNPEEDGDQLLMAKLDLEPETAENKKL; from the coding sequence ATGTTAGCGGAAAAATTACAAATTAACTCTATTACACCTCATCCAAGTGTAGAATATTGGTCTGTTTGCAAAGTTGAGGCGTTATTTGAAACGCCATTTTTGGAATTAGTTTACCGAGCAGCGCAAATTCATCGTAAGCATTTTAATCCTCGCACGATTCAGTTATCCACGTTAATGTCTATCAAAACGGGTGGATGCCCAGAAGACTGTGGTTATTGCCCTCAATCAGCCCGTTATCATACTGGCGTACAAAATCAACAGTTATTAGATGTTAATGAAATTATTGCGAAAGCAAAAATTGCGAAAGCGCGTGGTGCAGGGCGTTTTTGTATGGGCGCAGCTTGGCGAGGCCCTAAGCCAAAAGATATTGAGAAAGTCACAGAAATTATTAAAGCAGTGAAATCGCTTGGTTTAGAAACTTGCGGTACCTTTGGTTTATTGCAAGACGGTATGGCAGAAGATTTAAAAGAAGCTGGATTAGATTATTACAATCATAATCTTGATACCGCGCCAGAACATTATGCGGAAGTGATTGGTACACGCCGTTTTGATGATCGTCTTAGCACTTTAGGAAAAGTACGCAAAGCTGGGTTAAAAGTGTGTTGTGGCGGCATTGTGGGGATGAATGAAACTCGTAAAGAACGAGCAGGATTAATCGCGAGCCTTGCAAATCTTGATCCGCAACCTGAGTCAGTGCCGATTAATCAACTCGTTAAGGTTGAAGGTACACCCTTAGCCGATGCGGAAGAATTAGATTGGACGGAGTTTGTGCGAACGATTGCTGTTGCACGTATTACCATGCCAAAAAGTTATGTTCGTCTTTCTGCAGGTCGCAGTGGTATGACTGAAGAAATGCAAGCGATGTGTTTTATGGCGGGGGCAAATTCGATTTTCTATGGCGATAAATTACTTGTTACAGATAATCCAGAAGAAGATGGCGATCAGTTATTAATGGCAAAATTAGATTTAGAGCCAGAAACTGCAGAAAATAAAAAGTTGTAG
- the thiQ gene encoding thiamine ABC transporter ATP-binding protein, translating to MIYLNNVILNDKTLPMCFNLNVKAGERVAIIGESGAGKSTLLNLIAGFEFPAQGEIWLNDKNHTRSAPYERPVSMLFQENNLFPHLTIQQNLALGIKPSLKLTALEQEKIEQVACSVGLGDYLQRLPNSLSGGQKQRVALARCLLRDKPILLLDEPFSALDQKLRVEMLALIAKLCDEKDLTLLLVTHQPSELIGSIDQVLVVENGQISQLQKGV from the coding sequence ATGATTTATCTAAATAATGTGATTTTGAATGATAAAACCTTACCGATGTGCTTTAATTTGAACGTTAAGGCTGGCGAACGTGTCGCAATTATTGGCGAAAGTGGCGCAGGGAAAAGTACCTTATTGAATTTAATTGCTGGGTTTGAATTTCCTGCTCAAGGAGAAATTTGGTTAAACGATAAAAATCATACGCGTAGTGCGCCTTACGAGCGTCCTGTTTCGATGCTATTTCAAGAAAATAACTTATTTCCCCATTTGACTATACAACAAAATCTTGCCTTAGGAATAAAACCCTCTTTAAAATTAACTGCACTTGAGCAGGAAAAAATTGAACAGGTCGCTTGTTCTGTAGGATTGGGCGATTATTTACAACGTTTACCGAATTCTCTTTCGGGGGGGCAAAAACAACGAGTGGCATTGGCGCGTTGTTTATTGAGAGATAAGCCAATTTTGTTATTAGATGAACCGTTTTCGGCGTTAGATCAGAAACTTCGGGTAGAAATGCTTGCTTTAATCGCTAAACTTTGTGACGAGAAAGATTTAACATTGCTACTTGTTACCCACCAACCATCGGAATTAATCGGCTCGATAGATCAGGTGTTAGTGGTGGAAAATGGTCAGATAAGTCAATTACAAAAAGGGGTGTAA